One Synechococcus sp. CC9605 genomic window carries:
- a CDS encoding diaminopimelate decarboxylase encodes MTEPTLSEITAKIRDSETGPFYLIDFDGIENSIMRLKSAFDADFKKVRLAYSFKTNSLQAITTFMHSKSMGAEVVSGQELEWALSDNFEPNNIYFDGPVKSKKEHKRAAELNVNIQVDSVQELIDLLEITSDPSKLKVGARLSMPYKNKINSRFGLTRSEFKEATTIMKRTGISFSGLHLHSGSNITNINQYRESIMSCIDCITETWHELSWIDFGGGFPANTALANESEELPTPEAFSSCIKSIISKKNLSLNNKTVVIEPGRCLVEDNGLLLARVEQIKKREDRNIVVTNAGLNLVKSMHSWYHPVIFLRQEIDEEQSTPYEVYGCNCFESDLIIDELEGPPSDLRIGDWIAIGSTGGYDMQNFNAWTQPYPSIYGSSREGIKKLSGCLSPRQMRQNQHR; translated from the coding sequence ATGACAGAGCCAACACTCTCTGAGATCACTGCGAAAATCAGAGATTCGGAAACGGGGCCTTTTTATCTTATCGACTTTGACGGAATAGAAAATTCGATCATGCGCCTGAAATCAGCATTCGATGCAGATTTCAAAAAGGTCAGGCTAGCGTATTCATTTAAAACAAATAGCCTACAAGCCATTACAACATTCATGCATTCAAAATCAATGGGGGCCGAGGTCGTGAGTGGCCAAGAATTGGAATGGGCACTATCCGATAACTTTGAGCCGAACAATATTTACTTCGATGGACCTGTCAAATCAAAAAAGGAGCACAAAAGAGCTGCGGAGCTAAACGTAAATATTCAGGTCGATTCAGTACAAGAATTAATCGATCTGCTTGAGATCACATCCGATCCAAGCAAGCTAAAGGTAGGTGCGCGTCTAAGCATGCCCTATAAAAACAAAATAAACTCAAGGTTTGGACTGACAAGGAGTGAATTCAAAGAAGCAACGACGATCATGAAGCGTACAGGAATATCCTTTTCAGGCCTTCACCTGCATAGTGGTTCAAATATTACCAATATAAATCAATACCGAGAAAGTATCATGTCATGCATCGATTGCATAACGGAGACTTGGCATGAATTATCCTGGATTGATTTTGGAGGAGGGTTTCCAGCAAATACAGCACTAGCGAATGAGAGTGAGGAACTACCTACGCCTGAAGCATTCTCTAGTTGCATCAAATCAATTATCTCGAAGAAAAATCTGAGCCTCAACAATAAAACGGTTGTGATTGAGCCAGGCAGGTGCTTAGTTGAGGACAATGGACTCTTGCTGGCTAGAGTAGAGCAGATCAAGAAAAGAGAAGATAGGAATATTGTCGTCACAAATGCTGGGTTAAATTTAGTAAAATCAATGCACTCATGGTATCACCCGGTGATTTTTTTGAGGCAAGAAATTGATGAGGAGCAGAGTACCCCATACGAAGTTTATGGCTGCAACTGCTTTGAATCAGACTTAATAATTGATGAGCTTGAAGGCCCCCCCTCGGACTTAAGAATAGGAGATTGGATCGCAATTGGTTCAACCGGGGGGTATGACATGCAAAATTTCAATGCCTGGACTCAACCCTACCCATCAATCTACGGCTCATCGAGAGAAGGCATAAAGAAGCTGAGTGGATGCTTAAGCCCGAGGCAAATGAGACAGAATCAACACAGATAG
- a CDS encoding HlyD family efflux transporter periplasmic adaptor subunit yields the protein MSLFRKKALDALSSPEQLDQPLRLLRPGQWLLLLSLGGFCLTIAIWSIFGRLPVRISGKGVLIRTNSLMVVQSELAGRILELNQAIGDCVQRGQLMARVDPVNQEVTKQEAERQLEQLINQDQHEDQLGAIRIRQQESDIARIKHLAELGAMSIDKLSERQKELSSLVDSLEARNGQREQQILQQRAKVEARNEEIARIAQIRAPIDGCVIDRNVHRGEVLQQGTTVFTIEANPGQAPLESLAFFPAGDGKRLSVGQRVRISPTSTKQQRHGGIEGKVLSIRRLPVSDNALTKRLGLESLLDAIRIDPKGPLIEVQTSLQRDPATISGYDWGGGPGPAMQLTTGTPTEVRVLVEERRPISYVIPILRDLTGIY from the coding sequence ATGAGCCTCTTCCGCAAAAAAGCACTGGATGCACTGTCCAGTCCTGAACAACTCGATCAACCGCTGCGACTGCTTCGTCCAGGTCAGTGGTTGCTTCTCCTTTCCCTGGGTGGATTCTGTCTCACGATCGCAATCTGGTCCATTTTTGGCCGACTGCCCGTGCGGATCAGCGGCAAGGGAGTGCTGATCCGCACCAACAGTCTCATGGTGGTTCAGAGCGAATTAGCTGGCCGAATTCTTGAACTGAATCAGGCGATCGGAGATTGTGTGCAGCGCGGCCAATTGATGGCAAGGGTTGACCCCGTCAACCAGGAAGTCACCAAACAGGAAGCCGAACGGCAACTGGAACAACTCATCAATCAAGACCAACACGAAGACCAATTGGGAGCGATCCGAATCCGACAACAAGAGTCAGATATCGCGCGCATCAAACACCTGGCCGAATTAGGAGCGATGTCAATCGATAAACTCAGCGAACGCCAAAAGGAACTCAGCAGCCTGGTGGATTCCCTCGAAGCCCGCAATGGTCAGCGGGAGCAACAGATCCTGCAACAACGAGCCAAGGTCGAAGCGCGCAATGAGGAAATCGCACGAATCGCCCAGATCCGCGCTCCAATCGACGGCTGTGTGATTGATCGCAACGTTCACAGAGGCGAGGTGCTGCAACAGGGCACCACTGTGTTCACCATCGAGGCCAATCCAGGGCAAGCCCCGCTGGAAAGTCTGGCTTTCTTCCCTGCTGGAGATGGCAAACGCCTGAGCGTGGGCCAACGGGTACGTATCAGCCCGACCAGCACCAAACAACAACGCCACGGTGGAATCGAAGGCAAGGTCCTCAGCATCCGACGACTACCAGTGAGTGACAATGCCCTGACCAAACGTCTAGGGCTCGAGTCCCTACTCGACGCGATAAGGATCGATCCAAAGGGACCGCTGATTGAAGTCCAAACCTCTCTACAGAGAGATCCAGCCACCATCAGCGGCTACGACTGGGGTGGTGGCCCAGGACCAGCCATGCAACTCACCACAGGAACACCGACAGAGGTTCGGGTTCTCGTGGAAGAACGGCGCCCGATCAGCTACGTGATCCCGATCCTGCGGGATCTCACGGGGATCTACTGA
- a CDS encoding GNAT family N-acetyltransferase: MRDKATTSELIVEEGIILRGLMQWDSEELYNLVRSNYQYLAEWLPWVPSVKSQTDSSSFIRHQQEEMQKQNEITYGIFVQGRLSGCIATHTIDWGNKKTSIGYWIGEEYSGKKLMQKCSKKFIEHLFEEVRLNRIEIRCAENNIASRKIAEKLLMRREGLLKESEWIKDRYIDHIVYGLTKREYRMQGRNS; this comes from the coding sequence TTGAGAGATAAAGCCACTACTTCTGAATTAATTGTTGAAGAAGGGATCATCCTAAGGGGCCTAATGCAATGGGACTCAGAAGAATTATACAATCTAGTTAGATCAAACTATCAATACTTAGCGGAATGGTTGCCTTGGGTTCCAAGCGTGAAGTCACAGACAGACAGCTCGAGTTTTATTAGACACCAACAGGAGGAGATGCAAAAACAAAATGAGATCACCTATGGCATCTTTGTTCAGGGAAGACTTTCGGGATGTATTGCAACCCATACTATTGACTGGGGCAATAAAAAAACATCGATCGGCTACTGGATTGGTGAAGAGTACTCCGGCAAAAAACTGATGCAGAAATGCAGCAAGAAATTCATCGAGCACCTGTTCGAAGAGGTTAGGCTCAATCGAATTGAGATTCGATGCGCAGAAAACAACATCGCCAGTAGAAAAATCGCCGAAAAGCTCTTGATGAGAAGAGAAGGCCTCCTAAAGGAAAGTGAATGGATCAAAGATCGCTATATCGATCACATCGTCTATGGATTAACCAAAAGAGAATACAGAATGCAAGGCAGGAATTCCTAG
- a CDS encoding HesA/MoeB/ThiF family protein, with the protein MAPPRHFILESPPPFLALLLEILNKPQSLEEVIEKLTQENQNWKPSEISQIWQELIDLNILEEPRKAGRYDRHELYYDIFNVNREHYGCLAEKKVGLIGAGGIGSTCALLLAAAGIGILSLADDDLLEETNLPRVVLLEEQDIGLPKIDQIKERINARNSATIIEATRSKINGPDDILAFFGNCDAWILSADTPTQLIQEWTNAASLDTNTPYISAGYAEINGMVGPFIIPGETPCHQCRILQGNVPSGRQINKKVQATSYGPLNTIVSAMAVNEVIRYLLGLDIATKGTQIILNSSNYSTTFEPLTFAPDCRCHA; encoded by the coding sequence ATGGCACCACCACGACACTTTATCCTGGAAAGCCCACCACCCTTTCTTGCCCTTCTTCTAGAGATTCTAAATAAGCCACAATCTCTAGAAGAAGTAATTGAAAAATTAACACAGGAAAACCAGAACTGGAAGCCAAGTGAAATCAGCCAGATATGGCAAGAATTAATTGACCTAAATATTCTGGAAGAGCCTAGAAAGGCTGGAAGATATGACCGTCATGAATTATATTATGATATTTTCAATGTCAATCGCGAACACTATGGCTGTCTGGCAGAAAAGAAGGTTGGCTTAATTGGAGCCGGCGGGATTGGATCCACCTGTGCACTGCTCCTTGCCGCCGCAGGTATTGGAATTCTTTCACTGGCAGATGATGACCTTTTAGAGGAAACCAATCTACCAAGAGTCGTGCTACTAGAAGAGCAAGACATTGGCCTGCCTAAAATAGACCAGATCAAAGAGAGAATCAATGCCAGAAATAGCGCCACAATCATTGAAGCAACTCGGTCAAAAATTAATGGCCCAGACGATATTCTGGCATTCTTCGGAAATTGCGATGCTTGGATATTATCAGCAGATACTCCAACTCAGCTCATTCAAGAATGGACAAATGCAGCCTCTCTAGATACCAATACACCCTATATTTCAGCTGGGTACGCTGAAATCAATGGAATGGTAGGCCCTTTTATAATTCCCGGCGAAACACCGTGTCATCAGTGTAGGATTCTCCAGGGGAATGTTCCATCTGGCCGGCAAATCAATAAGAAAGTACAAGCAACATCTTATGGACCTCTGAACACGATTGTTTCCGCAATGGCAGTGAATGAGGTAATCAGATACCTTCTTGGTCTTGATATAGCAACAAAAGGTACTCAAATTATATTGAATTCGAGCAACTACAGCACGACATTTGAGCCTCTCACATTTGCACCAGATTGCAGATGCCATGCTTAA
- a CDS encoding ATP-binding cassette domain-containing protein, with translation MLLVSSGERDFALLRLEAERIYPGLPEPISSEIKLKLQAIQTSRVELLADGDDTEGRQWLGQRLSEELGEEQGEDVSLPPSKQELIEKLIARHGVSDQRHQTLLQSYQPLSHGSEQELFVEMEISGADNLESPDGATQQGKHLSDPVFSALSLVCRDQGKLLPLPSHLADPNLRRRLQQLLNRTDLFAREVVINASDLNHDCGDLIGFVDEQDDQSETPGSIVVLKSTAKGYRAWLPGQMSRPLPLHQCSPWLENLSPRMLSVSPAFGSKDQSTLGLLRFAYGKPRHTTAFVIGGLLLGVIIGFLLAIGRDVGAARWIFGMGIAGLLTGTTLGFLSGGFRLGVGVMLLSTLLSLLTPTFNTVITNQALPDRDLGLLLQISLILVAAGIARVCFEWVQTRAVQLSQQRGAARSQLAGMHRLLRLPTDFFRTRNVGDLQLRFGALDELRAEIQQLLEGGLLRLVLTSIYILFMLRISVKLTALALVVAALILLPTALIGLQSRPLQRQQEEAEGQAQSRNLELLGAVAKLRLAGAEQAAARWWGQEFQKIVNLENALDAKEASASLLKAVMPNLGTLLIYIVVTRLIAEAANAPTLNAPNVGQLLGFFSAFGTFIGAAAGFAGLLIGAFDMPVIYERARPILQTEPETAELLEEAGVLQGHVQLDRVSYRYAPELPLVLDGVSLEIKTGEQLAIVGPSGSGKSTLVRLLLGFAAPEDGEIRFDGQPLNGLRIDSVRRQIGTVLQTNTLFNGTLMEAIAGGSVIDEQEAWHAAELAGLADEIRAMPMGMQTMVPEGGGTLSGGQRQRVAIARALVRQPRILIFDEATSALDNRTQAIVTRSLASLSISRIVIAHRLSTIRQADQIVVLAQGQVQEQGSCDTLMQAKGLFSRMMERQIT, from the coding sequence ATGCTGCTCGTCTCCTCTGGCGAGCGCGACTTCGCACTACTGCGTCTGGAAGCTGAACGCATCTATCCAGGCCTGCCAGAGCCGATATCAAGCGAAATCAAACTGAAACTACAAGCCATCCAAACAAGCCGGGTGGAGTTGCTGGCCGATGGCGACGACACAGAGGGCCGTCAGTGGTTAGGACAACGCCTGAGCGAAGAGCTTGGTGAAGAACAAGGTGAAGACGTCTCGCTCCCCCCAAGCAAGCAGGAGTTAATCGAGAAACTGATCGCGCGGCATGGCGTCTCTGACCAGCGTCATCAGACGTTGCTGCAGAGCTATCAACCTCTGAGCCATGGAAGCGAACAGGAGCTGTTCGTGGAAATGGAGATCAGCGGCGCAGACAATCTTGAATCCCCCGACGGTGCAACGCAACAGGGGAAGCACCTGAGCGATCCGGTCTTCAGTGCACTCTCCCTGGTCTGCAGGGATCAAGGCAAGCTGCTACCGCTTCCCTCTCACCTGGCCGATCCGAACCTGAGACGTCGGCTGCAACAACTGCTCAATCGCACGGATCTGTTCGCTCGGGAGGTGGTGATCAATGCGAGCGATCTGAATCACGACTGTGGAGACCTGATCGGTTTTGTCGACGAACAAGACGACCAATCCGAAACACCCGGCAGCATCGTGGTGCTCAAATCCACTGCCAAGGGGTATCGCGCCTGGCTGCCTGGACAGATGTCCAGGCCATTACCGCTACACCAGTGCAGCCCATGGCTCGAGAATCTTTCCCCCCGCATGCTGTCGGTCAGCCCAGCCTTCGGCTCAAAGGATCAGAGCACTCTTGGATTGCTGCGGTTTGCCTATGGCAAGCCACGCCACACCACAGCGTTCGTGATCGGCGGACTCCTGCTTGGAGTGATCATCGGCTTCCTTCTGGCAATCGGCAGAGACGTTGGAGCCGCCCGTTGGATTTTCGGCATGGGGATTGCCGGACTGCTCACCGGCACCACTCTGGGATTCCTCAGTGGGGGCTTCCGCTTGGGAGTTGGCGTGATGCTGCTCTCCACCCTGCTTTCCCTTCTCACCCCAACGTTCAACACGGTGATCACCAACCAGGCTCTTCCCGATCGAGACCTGGGCCTGCTGCTCCAGATCAGCCTGATCCTGGTGGCAGCAGGCATTGCCCGCGTCTGCTTCGAATGGGTGCAAACCAGGGCCGTTCAACTCAGCCAGCAAAGGGGTGCCGCCCGCTCGCAACTGGCCGGCATGCACCGCCTGCTGCGCCTGCCAACCGACTTTTTCCGAACGCGAAATGTTGGTGACTTACAGCTGCGCTTTGGTGCTCTCGACGAACTACGCGCTGAGATCCAACAACTTCTGGAGGGAGGGCTACTGCGGCTGGTGCTGACCAGCATCTACATCCTGTTCATGCTGCGCATCAGCGTGAAGCTGACAGCCTTAGCGCTGGTGGTAGCCGCGTTGATCCTCCTTCCCACTGCGCTGATTGGTCTGCAGTCGAGGCCTTTGCAACGACAACAGGAAGAAGCGGAAGGTCAGGCACAAAGCCGAAATCTGGAACTGCTCGGTGCTGTAGCCAAGCTGCGCCTGGCCGGCGCTGAACAGGCTGCGGCCCGATGGTGGGGTCAGGAATTCCAGAAGATCGTCAATCTTGAAAATGCACTTGATGCCAAGGAAGCCAGTGCCTCCCTGCTGAAGGCGGTCATGCCCAACCTCGGCACCTTGCTCATATACATCGTTGTAACGCGATTAATCGCTGAGGCAGCCAATGCTCCGACCCTGAATGCGCCGAACGTGGGACAACTCCTCGGCTTCTTCTCGGCATTTGGCACCTTCATCGGTGCGGCCGCCGGCTTCGCCGGACTGTTGATTGGCGCCTTCGACATGCCTGTGATCTACGAACGGGCCCGACCGATCCTCCAAACCGAACCAGAAACTGCCGAATTGCTTGAGGAAGCAGGCGTTCTGCAAGGCCACGTACAGCTTGATCGCGTGAGCTATCGCTATGCACCAGAGCTACCGCTCGTGCTGGATGGCGTGAGTCTCGAGATCAAAACGGGGGAGCAACTCGCCATTGTTGGCCCCTCGGGGTCAGGTAAATCCACTTTGGTTCGCCTGCTACTGGGCTTCGCAGCCCCGGAAGACGGTGAAATCCGTTTCGATGGCCAACCGCTCAACGGTCTAAGGATCGACAGCGTGCGGCGACAGATCGGAACGGTGCTCCAAACGAACACCCTCTTCAACGGCACCCTGATGGAAGCGATCGCAGGCGGCAGCGTGATCGATGAACAGGAGGCATGGCACGCGGCCGAGCTAGCAGGCCTGGCCGATGAAATCAGGGCCATGCCAATGGGCATGCAAACCATGGTTCCGGAAGGAGGCGGCACTCTTTCGGGCGGCCAGCGACAACGGGTCGCAATCGCGCGGGCCCTCGTACGTCAGCCCAGAATCCTGATTTTTGACGAAGCCACCAGCGCCCTCGACAACCGCACTCAGGCGATCGTCACGCGCAGCCTTGCATCACTCTCCATCTCCCGGATTGTGATCGCCCATCGCCTTAGCACGATCCGACAGGCTGATCAGATCGTTGTCCTCGCGCAGGGCCAGGTGCAGGAGCAGGGCAGCTGCGACACCCTGATGCAAGCCAAGGGGCTGTTTTCCCGGATGATGGAACGGCAGATCACATGA
- a CDS encoding FkbM family methyltransferase, with protein MIDGSCITGKSNTNVEFIDCTDGELSTQKKYLKKGAISNRRIKNTSHKVPTLSLIDLLDKYCAPAHIEFLSIDVEGGELEILKAFNFHRYTFSMIAIEHGWTDSEAKMDKILSQNAYKSNSRIFRR; from the coding sequence TTGATTGACGGCTCCTGTATTACAGGAAAAAGCAATACAAATGTGGAATTTATTGATTGCACTGATGGTGAATTGTCTACACAAAAAAAGTATCTAAAAAAGGGGGCAATATCTAATAGGAGAATTAAAAATACAAGCCATAAGGTTCCTACCTTATCCCTAATAGACCTTCTAGATAAGTATTGTGCTCCAGCTCACATCGAGTTTTTATCAATTGATGTTGAGGGTGGCGAACTTGAAATATTGAAAGCATTTAATTTTCACAGGTATACATTCTCTATGATAGCGATTGAGCATGGCTGGACTGATTCCGAGGCTAAAATGGATAAGATTTTAAGTCAAAATGCATATAAGAGCAATTCAAGAATCTTCCGAAGATAG
- a CDS encoding class I SAM-dependent methyltransferase family protein, translating to MCLTGSLFPPLSGGTPAPDTAALQALRLELLPYLLLTRSAERMYRKPRGYAGDFLTIAWMYADEPGRAGELGTLLDRCFLNQPAARAVRNRRGLLREELQRALTLTDQRPLRVTSLACGPAAEVFDILLHNHDLPAQVRLTLVDVDQQALEFVRERLIREGLESVVRLERRNLLHLCIGRQQLELEPQHLIYSIGLIDYFDDRIVTRLQTWMRGCLAPGGRSILGNFHISNPTRVLMDHLLDWRLIHRDEGDMERLAEAAGFAPGTTQCRLEEAGVNLFAVSTR from the coding sequence GTGTGTCTGACCGGCAGCCTGTTTCCGCCACTCTCGGGAGGGACTCCGGCGCCTGACACTGCTGCCCTCCAGGCGTTGCGCCTTGAACTGCTGCCCTATCTGCTGCTGACCCGCTCCGCAGAACGGATGTACCGCAAGCCGAGGGGCTATGCGGGGGATTTCCTCACGATTGCTTGGATGTATGCCGACGAGCCTGGCAGAGCAGGGGAATTGGGCACTCTGCTGGACCGATGTTTTCTTAATCAGCCGGCGGCGCGGGCTGTGCGCAACCGGCGAGGGCTGTTGCGTGAGGAGTTGCAGCGGGCTCTCACCCTCACGGATCAGAGGCCCTTACGGGTGACAAGCTTGGCTTGCGGCCCGGCTGCGGAAGTGTTCGACATCCTCTTGCACAATCACGATTTGCCTGCCCAGGTGCGCTTAACCCTCGTGGATGTGGATCAGCAGGCCCTGGAGTTCGTCCGTGAGCGGTTGATTCGCGAGGGGCTGGAGTCGGTGGTGCGCTTGGAACGCCGCAACCTGCTGCATCTCTGTATCGGCCGTCAGCAGCTGGAGCTGGAACCCCAGCACCTGATCTATTCCATCGGCTTGATTGATTACTTCGATGATCGAATTGTTACGCGTTTGCAGACCTGGATGCGTGGCTGCCTGGCCCCAGGAGGGCGCTCCATCCTGGGCAATTTTCACATCAGCAACCCCACGCGCGTATTGATGGATCATCTGCTCGATTGGCGACTCATCCATCGGGATGAAGGCGACATGGAGCGGCTGGCGGAGGCTGCGGGCTTCGCTCCCGGCACAACGCAGTGCCGTTTGGAGGAGGCCGGCGTCAACCTATTTGCGGTGTCAACGCGTTGA
- a CDS encoding class I SAM-dependent methyltransferase, with the protein MSTNHKISKKDIEELNYPDFVAFINQKNTPPGGEITTTAWTENGCINKDSHILDLACTTGFSSRTISLSTGCSADGIDISSKAIKGAQQEAETNKLNRLSYQVADACNLPFKEKTFTHVLGGCNFSFIQDREAALGECARTLRTKGILCISSFYYTKEPPEELLEEVYQAIGFKPNPEWTAAYWDKLFSKQFHKMWEEHYELPTYDKIMVEKLIKQQIYTQELREKIKDNDILDACYAKLLRIRSTLNKHRDYQGFCIQIWTKK; encoded by the coding sequence ATGAGCACAAATCATAAAATCTCGAAGAAGGATATCGAAGAATTAAACTATCCAGATTTTGTAGCCTTCATCAATCAGAAGAACACTCCGCCTGGAGGAGAAATAACAACCACCGCATGGACAGAGAATGGATGCATCAACAAAGATAGCCACATTCTTGATTTAGCATGCACCACCGGATTTTCATCAAGAACAATATCCCTGAGCACGGGCTGCAGCGCTGACGGCATAGACATCTCTAGCAAAGCAATTAAAGGAGCCCAGCAAGAAGCAGAAACAAATAAGCTGAACCGCTTAAGTTACCAAGTAGCTGATGCATGTAATCTTCCATTTAAAGAGAAAACATTCACTCACGTTCTAGGCGGATGTAATTTCAGCTTTATCCAAGATAGAGAAGCAGCACTCGGGGAATGTGCGCGAACACTCCGCACAAAAGGGATACTTTGTATTTCAAGCTTTTATTACACAAAAGAACCCCCAGAAGAGCTACTGGAAGAGGTGTATCAAGCCATTGGATTCAAGCCAAATCCCGAATGGACGGCAGCATATTGGGACAAACTCTTCTCTAAACAATTTCACAAGATGTGGGAAGAACATTATGAGCTACCAACATACGACAAAATAATGGTCGAGAAGCTAATCAAGCAGCAAATCTACACCCAAGAGCTTAGGGAGAAAATCAAAGACAACGATATTTTAGACGCCTGCTACGCAAAACTGCTGAGAATAAGATCAACACTGAATAAACATCGAGACTATCAAGGCTTCTGCATTCAAATCTGGACAAAGAAATGA
- a CDS encoding NHLP family bacteriocin export ABC transporter peptidase/permease/ATPase subunit, whose protein sequence is MVRTPTVLQMENTECGAASLSIMLQHHGRYVPLTQLREMCGVSRDGSDAANLIRAARRLGMEAKGFKKGLTALEELKPPAILFWEFNHFLVFEGFRGDRVALNDPALGRRSVSREDFDRSYTGIVLTMEPGPDFKRGGKAPSVWPIVLRRLGSEPSAALFILIAGLLLILPQLVMPVFAQIYLDEVIGNNMNQWLKPMLWAMALSIGVQVVLQHLQLVGTRRLEKRLTRRFAIGFEHQILALPERFYSQRHASDIAGRMEINASIAEFIGGRLIPMVTGLLLLVFYLILTFLYSPWLGVLIISTTSINAIVVQLNLRTQKDASLTLEKDAAKSGAVVVSAMRDIETIKAAAIEHDVFRRFAGYQSRLLNTLQAIQLRNAKLRLVPNGLTTFNEVAVLLLGFLLVIRGDLTLGMLLAAQTIAFSLKGQIESLIGFVQDLPEFEAGVLRLEDVLEQPRDPLITNASGQDQANTPTRLSGRIELQQLSFAFTTIQAPLINNLSLTIEAGMRVALVGSSGSGKSTLAKILGGLHQPSTGELLFDGHTLLSIPRAVAVSSLAMVQQDIQLFGCSVRDNLSLWNPEINERELLTACGDAEILDVVRGLPNGLDTVLSEGGRNLSGGQRQRLELARALVTNPSILIMDEATSALDADTEQKVIANLARRGCTQVIVAHRLSTIRDADLILVMDQGNILQQGNHEQLITETSGLYTQLLMDSQ, encoded by the coding sequence ATGGTGCGAACGCCCACGGTTCTGCAAATGGAGAACACCGAGTGCGGTGCTGCCTCCCTGAGCATCATGTTGCAGCACCACGGGCGCTACGTTCCCCTCACCCAACTGCGCGAGATGTGTGGCGTCTCGCGAGACGGAAGCGATGCAGCCAATCTCATCCGTGCGGCCCGCCGCCTTGGGATGGAGGCCAAGGGATTCAAAAAAGGACTAACGGCTCTGGAAGAGTTGAAGCCGCCGGCGATCCTCTTCTGGGAGTTCAATCATTTTCTGGTGTTCGAGGGATTTCGTGGCGATCGCGTCGCCCTCAACGACCCCGCCCTTGGCCGCCGCAGCGTTAGTCGAGAGGACTTCGACCGCAGCTATACGGGCATCGTCCTGACGATGGAACCTGGGCCCGATTTCAAACGCGGCGGAAAAGCTCCGTCGGTCTGGCCGATCGTGCTGCGGCGCCTCGGTAGCGAACCGAGCGCGGCTCTGTTCATCCTGATCGCCGGGCTTCTGCTGATTCTGCCGCAGCTAGTGATGCCGGTCTTCGCACAGATCTATCTGGACGAGGTAATAGGCAACAACATGAACCAATGGCTCAAACCAATGCTCTGGGCGATGGCCCTGAGCATTGGGGTGCAAGTCGTGCTCCAGCACTTGCAACTGGTGGGGACCCGCCGGCTGGAAAAGCGCCTGACCCGGCGTTTCGCCATTGGCTTCGAGCATCAAATCCTCGCCCTACCTGAACGCTTCTACAGCCAGCGCCATGCATCGGATATCGCTGGTCGGATGGAGATCAACGCCAGCATCGCCGAGTTCATCGGAGGACGTCTGATCCCGATGGTCACTGGCTTGTTGCTGCTGGTGTTCTATCTCATCCTCACCTTTCTCTACAGCCCATGGCTAGGTGTACTGATCATCAGCACAACCTCCATCAACGCGATCGTGGTGCAACTCAACCTTCGCACCCAAAAGGATGCCAGCCTCACGCTGGAGAAGGATGCAGCCAAAAGCGGTGCCGTGGTGGTGAGTGCCATGCGCGACATCGAAACGATCAAGGCTGCTGCAATCGAACACGATGTATTCCGCCGCTTTGCGGGATACCAGAGTCGACTGCTCAACACCCTTCAGGCCATTCAACTTCGCAATGCAAAATTGCGACTAGTTCCCAACGGTCTGACCACATTTAATGAGGTTGCCGTCCTCCTTCTGGGCTTTCTTCTCGTCATCCGGGGAGACCTGACTTTGGGCATGCTTCTGGCCGCCCAAACCATTGCCTTCAGCCTGAAAGGGCAAATCGAGAGTTTGATCGGGTTCGTGCAGGATCTACCTGAATTTGAAGCAGGTGTTCTCCGACTCGAGGATGTTCTCGAACAACCACGTGATCCGTTAATTACAAATGCTTCAGGCCAGGATCAAGCAAACACACCAACTCGCTTAAGTGGACGCATCGAGCTCCAGCAACTGAGCTTCGCATTCACCACAATCCAAGCCCCGCTGATCAACAACCTTTCTCTCACGATTGAGGCAGGGATGCGGGTTGCCCTTGTCGGCAGTAGCGGCAGCGGTAAAAGTACGCTGGCCAAAATACTGGGAGGCCTGCATCAGCCCAGTACAGGAGAGCTGCTCTTCGACGGCCATACGTTGCTCTCCATCCCGCGTGCGGTGGCCGTCAGCTCACTGGCAATGGTGCAACAGGACATCCAGCTCTTCGGATGCAGCGTGCGCGACAACCTCAGTCTCTGGAATCCAGAGATCAATGAGCGCGAACTGCTGACGGCATGCGGGGATGCGGAGATTCTCGACGTAGTTCGCGGCCTGCCCAATGGACTCGATACTGTGCTCAGCGAAGGCGGCCGCAACCTTTCAGGAGGGCAACGTCAACGACTTGAACTGGCCCGAGCCTTAGTCACCAACCCCAGCATCCTGATCATGGATGAAGCAACGTCCGCTCTAGACGCCGATACTGAGCAAAAGGTGATTGCAAACCTCGCCCGCCGTGGATGCACACAAGTGATTGTGGCTCACCGGCTGAGCACAATTCGCGATGCCGACCTAATCCTAGTCATGGATCAAGGAAACATCCTTCAACAAGGAAATCATGAACAACTTATTACGGAAACATCAGGCCTCTACACGCAATTACTGATGGATTCACAGTAA